The DNA sequence GGCTTTTGGCTCAGCAAAGGAATTCATGGTGGAGTTGGGAGTCGCCTCCGCTGCAAAGGACGGGGGGCTTGTATCAGGCGACAGTTTCGCAACAATTGAACTTGGCACTGGAAAATATGCAATTGCAATTAGTGATGGTATGGGCAATGGGCGGAGAGCTAATGAGGAGAGCAGGGAAACATTGCGTCTGCTCCAGCAGATTTTACAAACCGGGATTCCTGAAAAGGTGGCGATCAAGTCAATCAATTCTATACTTGCTTTGCGCTCAACGGATGAAATGTTTGCCACTTTGGATCTTGCAGTAATCAACTTGCATAATGCGGCAGTTCAGTTTTTAAAAATTGGTTCTTCACCGAGTCTGATTAGGCGTGGTAGAGAGGTGCTCAGCATCGAAGCGAGCAATCTGCCTATGGGAATCATTCAAGACTTTGATATTGAGATAGTCAGTGAGCAGCTGCAGCCGGATGACTTGCTCGTAATGATGAGTGATGGGATTTTTGAAGGGCCGAAGCAAGTTCAGAATGTCGACCTCTGGCTAAAGCAGAGGATGAGTGAAATGTTGACGACAGACCCTCAGGAGATTGCTGACTTGCTCATGGAAGAAGTAATTCGCACAAATGACGGTGAGATTGGTGATGACATGACGGTACTGGTGGCACGTATTGTCCGGAACAAGCCGGAATGGGCTGCCATTCCGATGCGGTTTGATCCTAATAAGGAGCCTAGGCAAGAAGTTTTTAACTGAATGAAATGAATGGTCGTTGCATGTATAAATGCTAATACCGCTGGCGAAACTGCTTGATAGAAATTGATTGGAGGCATGCGGCGTGAAAAAAGGTACTCTGAAGCAGATTTTGCTTATTACAGATGGCTGTTCCAATACAGGTGAGGATCCAAAAGCGACAGCGGCTCTTGCAAGTCAGCAAGGGCTGACAATCAATGTGATCGGAATTATGGAAGATGGCCGAGACAATCCTGAGAGCTTGCGGGAAGTGGAGGAGATTGCACTTGCCGGTGGCGGTATGAGTCGTATTGTCTACCAGGAAACGCTTGCCCGCACTGTTCAAATGGTGACGAGACAGGCGATGACACATACAATTCAGGGCTTTATTAACAAGGAGCTTGAGCAGATTCTCGGGAAAGGCCAGACAGTTGAGGACCTGGCTCCGGAGAAACGCGGAGAAGTCATGGAAGTTGTAGAGGAAATGGGCGAGACGTGCGGACTTGAAGTACTTGTTTTGGTCGATACAAGCGCAAGTATGCGGAACAAACTGGAGACAGTAAAGGACTCACTGATTGATCTATCTATCAGTCTTGGTTCACGTATTGGCGAAAATCGCTTTAGCATTTATCAATTCCCTGGTGAGTGTGAGGAAGTTGAGAAGATTTTTGACTGGTCACCGAATTTAAACGCTATAGCGGAGATTTTCCCGAAGTTAAAGACGGGCGGTATCACACCGACAGGGCCTGCAATCCGAGAGGCGATGTATGAATTCGGCAAGCTGAGCCTGTCAAGGAATGTGAGAGACGATGCATGGCGCATTGAAGAAGCATGATCTGCTGATCCGTAGTGGAACAGTGATTTCGGGCAAATGGCATGGCGGTAACTATTCCATTCGGCGCAAGCTTGGTGAAGGGGCAGTCGGTACAGTTTATCTCTGTGAAAAAAGTGGCCGTGAGTATGCCTTGAAAATGAGTGATGATGGCAGCTCCATGACGACAGAGGTGAACGTGCTCAAGTCACTTGATAAGGTCCAGGTGCAGCAGCTTGGACCTTGTTTGCTCGATGTAGATGACTGGCAGTCTCCTGATGGAACGAATTATTCATTTTATGTGATGGAGTACATACAAGGACAATCGCTTGACCAGTATTTGCGCAAGAATGGGAGCGAGTGGGTAGGAGTCTTTCTGCTCCAGCTTCTTGGAAATCTTGGGCAGCTTCATAAAGAAGGTTGGGTATTTGGAGATCTGAAGCTCGATAATTTGCTCGTATCCCCTTCGCCTGCACGTCTCCGCTGGGTTGATGTTGGCGGGGTCACAAAAATAGGCCGCTCCATCAAAGAGTATACGGAATTTACAGATCGCGGCTATTGGGGGCTTGGTTCACGCAAGGCGGAGCCCTCCTATGATTTGTTTGCGGTTGTCATGCTGTTCCTCAATTTGTTCCATCCTCGAAGATTCGGAAGAAGTGCAAACAATGAGCGGCTCATTTGTATGAAGATTGATGAGGTGAAAGTATTTACCCCTTACAGCCACTGTTTTAAAAAAGCAATCAGGGGGAAATACGGTTCCAGCGAAGAGATGCGGCGTGAAGTTGCTGAAGCAATGAGGAAAAGGCGCTCGGGCAAAAAACAGAAACTAGTACAAAATTCAAAACGTCCGCGTACAAGACGAGTAAACAGGCAAGTTGAGCCTGTGCGTCTTGTTGAAGGCGGCAGTATCATTGCTGCGGCTGCACTTTTTTATGTGATTTCTCTGCTTCTGTAGAGTAAGGCATATAAAGGATATGTTAAGATACGGTATGAGAACTTGGAGAGAAGGAATTCCAATGAAGGCAGTAAAGGCATTTATTCAAAAACATCAGCTGCTCAAAAAGGGATCGACTGTACTTGTTGGCGTATCCGGTGGTCCTGATTCGATGGCGCTGCTTCATTACCTTGTTAGCATCGGCAAAGATTGGGAGCTTGAATTGGTTGCACTTACCGTTGATCATCAACTGCGCGGTGATGAGTCTGCAGCAGATGCTGATTATGTGGAATCAAGGTGCCAAGATTGGGGCATCCGCTGTGAACGAGCAAGTGTTGATGTCAAGTCATATAAGAAAGAGCGCGGCATCGGTACGCAGACAGCGGCCCGGGAGCTGCGCTATCGGTTTTTTCAGAAACAGATGGAATTGTATAAGGCTGATTATTTGGCCCTTGGCCATCATGGAGATGATCAGGCGGAGACGATGCTCATGCAATTCACACGGTCTGCCGATCCATCAGCCGTAGCGGGCATTCCAGCAAAGCGGCCTTTCGCTTGCGGGCACATCATCCGTCCTTTTCTTGCAATTGATAGGGAAATGATTGAATCTTATTGCAGAACGGAAAGCATTATACCGAGGCTCGATCCGTCAAACGAAGATACTGGCTATACCCGCAATTATTTCAGGAAACTTGTAATTCCATTACTAAAAGAGAAAAATCCAAATATACATGTAACAATGCAGAACATGAGTGAACGGATGCAAGAAAATGCCAGCTTCCTGAGAGAAGCTGCGGAAGAGAGGCTTTTAAAGTTCCTTGAATTGGACAAAAAGAACGCTTCAGCATCATTTCCTAGTTCGGTATTTCAAGCATGCCCCATTGCTTTACAAAGACAGATGTATCAACTAATATTAAACTATCTGTACAAAAAACAGCCTGACCAGCTTTCTTATCTGCATGAAACGGAGTTCTTCAAACTGCTTGAAGGCAATAGGAGCAACGCTTTGCTTGACTTCCCTAATGGGTTGCAAGTTAAGAAATCTTATGACCGTATTTCCTTATCCTTTAATAAGAAAGAAGGGGACCAGTCATTTGAATTCCGGCTTGAAGTGCCAGGTAGGGTTCAGCTTCCGAACGGGGCTTTTATAGAGGCTTTCCTTTCAGACCAAGCGGTTCAGGATACATATTCATTTTCACTGCAGGTGACGTCTGCTATGTTGCCGTTCACCATAAGAAACCGGCGCGCCGGTGACAGGATGAACTGGCAGGGGCTCAATGGGTCAAGGAAGCTAAAGGATCTCTTTATTGATGAGAAAATCCCTAGAGAAAAGAGAGATTGCTGGCCTGTCATCACAGATGCATCAGGCAGGATACTCTGGCTTCCCGGATTGCGGAAAGCTGTAATGCCGGCAGAAGGCGAAGGCAATATGGTTTGTTTGAAGTACATTGACTGAACAGCGGCATTTAAGCTGCGAGCAGCCCCAAAGCTGCAGGGAGGAGAAATTAAGAGATGCATCAGGAAATAGAAGAGGTTCTTGTCACAGAGGAAGAGATCAT is a window from the Aciduricibacillus chroicocephali genome containing:
- a CDS encoding vWA domain-containing protein, encoding MKKGTLKQILLITDGCSNTGEDPKATAALASQQGLTINVIGIMEDGRDNPESLREVEEIALAGGGMSRIVYQETLARTVQMVTRQAMTHTIQGFINKELEQILGKGQTVEDLAPEKRGEVMEVVEEMGETCGLEVLVLVDTSASMRNKLETVKDSLIDLSISLGSRIGENRFSIYQFPGECEEVEKIFDWSPNLNAIAEIFPKLKTGGITPTGPAIREAMYEFGKLSLSRNVRDDAWRIEEA
- a CDS encoding protein kinase domain-containing protein; translated protein: MHGALKKHDLLIRSGTVISGKWHGGNYSIRRKLGEGAVGTVYLCEKSGREYALKMSDDGSSMTTEVNVLKSLDKVQVQQLGPCLLDVDDWQSPDGTNYSFYVMEYIQGQSLDQYLRKNGSEWVGVFLLQLLGNLGQLHKEGWVFGDLKLDNLLVSPSPARLRWVDVGGVTKIGRSIKEYTEFTDRGYWGLGSRKAEPSYDLFAVVMLFLNLFHPRRFGRSANNERLICMKIDEVKVFTPYSHCFKKAIRGKYGSSEEMRREVAEAMRKRRSGKKQKLVQNSKRPRTRRVNRQVEPVRLVEGGSIIAAAALFYVISLLL
- the tilS gene encoding tRNA lysidine(34) synthetase TilS, yielding MKAVKAFIQKHQLLKKGSTVLVGVSGGPDSMALLHYLVSIGKDWELELVALTVDHQLRGDESAADADYVESRCQDWGIRCERASVDVKSYKKERGIGTQTAARELRYRFFQKQMELYKADYLALGHHGDDQAETMLMQFTRSADPSAVAGIPAKRPFACGHIIRPFLAIDREMIESYCRTESIIPRLDPSNEDTGYTRNYFRKLVIPLLKEKNPNIHVTMQNMSERMQENASFLREAAEERLLKFLELDKKNASASFPSSVFQACPIALQRQMYQLILNYLYKKQPDQLSYLHETEFFKLLEGNRSNALLDFPNGLQVKKSYDRISLSFNKKEGDQSFEFRLEVPGRVQLPNGAFIEAFLSDQAVQDTYSFSLQVTSAMLPFTIRNRRAGDRMNWQGLNGSRKLKDLFIDEKIPREKRDCWPVITDASGRILWLPGLRKAVMPAEGEGNMVCLKYID